A genome region from Streptomyces antimycoticus includes the following:
- a CDS encoding carbon-nitrogen hydrolase family protein gives MTTLTVALLQLAPPGAELSVNLALGEAACRRAGAMGADIALFPEMWSNGYSCSVPDGFASGDRYRHPSLWDEASAAPRPRAVWLGEPITRDSPFVTRFRELAAELEMAIALTYLESWDGAPRNTLSLIDRHGRLVLTYAKVHTCVFDLPEAALTPGEGFEVCALDTAVGEVMTGAMICYDREFPESARALMLAGAEIVLTPNACELEINRLSQFRSRAGENMTGMAMANYAGPGWGHSVAHDGIAFAGGRSRDTLVVEAGEAAGVYPAVFDLDALRDYRRREAWGTPSAAPPPTGA, from the coding sequence ATGACCACCCTCACCGTCGCACTGCTCCAACTCGCCCCGCCCGGAGCCGAGTTGTCCGTGAACCTCGCCCTCGGTGAGGCGGCCTGCCGCCGGGCCGGGGCCATGGGCGCCGACATCGCGCTCTTCCCCGAGATGTGGAGCAACGGCTACAGCTGCTCCGTCCCGGACGGCTTCGCCAGCGGCGATCGCTACCGCCATCCGTCGCTGTGGGACGAGGCCTCGGCGGCGCCGCGGCCCCGGGCCGTCTGGCTCGGCGAGCCGATCACCCGCGACTCGCCCTTCGTCACCCGCTTCCGTGAGCTGGCCGCCGAACTGGAGATGGCCATCGCGCTCACCTATCTGGAGAGCTGGGACGGAGCGCCGCGTAACACCCTGTCCCTCATCGACCGGCACGGCCGTCTGGTCCTGACCTACGCCAAGGTGCACACCTGCGTCTTCGACCTGCCCGAGGCCGCGCTGACCCCGGGGGAGGGGTTCGAGGTGTGCGCCCTGGACACGGCGGTGGGCGAGGTGATGACCGGGGCGATGATCTGCTACGACCGCGAGTTCCCGGAGAGCGCCCGCGCCCTGATGCTCGCCGGAGCCGAGATCGTTCTCACCCCGAACGCCTGCGAGCTGGAGATCAACCGGCTCTCCCAGTTCCGCTCCCGCGCGGGGGAGAACATGACCGGTATGGCCATGGCCAACTACGCCGGTCCGGGCTGGGGCCACTCCGTCGCCCATGACGGCATCGCCTTCGCCGGTGGGCGGTCGCGGGACACCCTGGTGGTCGAGGCGGGCGAGGCCGCGGGGGTCTATCCCGCGGTCTTCGACCTCGACGCGCTGCGCGACTACCGTCGCCGGGAGGCCTGGGGGACGCCTTCCGCCGCCCCGCCGCCTACCGGAGCCTGA
- a CDS encoding heparin lyase I family protein, whose amino-acid sequence MASLRSTQRIAGLRFAVPAAVAVAGLAFAWPADAASIWDGDASGGTKIYGLLNCDSPGSVTAVSDAQRGKIWKYDKPSGSNRCESHGIAVGGSKYAFQNGGTYWFGWSSKLSSTVDNNATFQWKSYGDHIQNWPVVLKTLGGRTTMIQRQPGNQVFTIWSAPASANTWNHYTIGLHLSDETKGGWVELWVNGQQQKFSDGTTRWACRTFDSSNDPKWGVYGAENSRVVNYIDDLKVGTTRGDVD is encoded by the coding sequence ATGGCTTCCTTACGGTCCACCCAGCGCATCGCCGGGCTCCGGTTCGCCGTACCCGCGGCCGTGGCGGTCGCGGGTCTCGCGTTCGCCTGGCCCGCGGACGCCGCGTCCATCTGGGACGGCGACGCCTCCGGCGGCACCAAGATCTACGGCCTGCTGAACTGCGACTCCCCCGGCAGCGTCACCGCCGTCTCGGACGCGCAGCGCGGCAAGATCTGGAAGTACGACAAGCCGAGCGGCAGCAATCGCTGCGAAAGCCACGGCATCGCCGTGGGCGGCTCGAAATACGCCTTCCAGAACGGCGGGACCTACTGGTTCGGCTGGTCGAGCAAGCTCTCCAGCACGGTCGACAACAACGCCACGTTCCAGTGGAAGTCCTACGGGGATCACATCCAGAACTGGCCGGTGGTCCTGAAGACGCTCGGCGGCCGGACCACGATGATCCAGCGGCAGCCCGGCAACCAGGTCTTCACCATCTGGTCGGCCCCGGCCTCGGCGAACACGTGGAACCACTACACCATCGGGCTGCATCTGTCCGACGAGACCAAGGGCGGCTGGGTCGAGCTCTGGGTCAACGGTCAGCAGCAGAAGTTCAGCGACGGCACCACCCGCTGGGCCTGCCGCACCTTCGACAGCAGCAACGACCCCAAGTGGGGGGTGTACGGGGCCGAGAACAGCCGGGTGGTCAACTACATCGACGACCTCAAGGTCGGCACCACACGCGGTGACGTCGACTGA
- a CDS encoding aldo/keto reductase — translation MEQREFGRLGRKVSVVGLGTWQLGADWGEVGEPDALAVLDAAVEAGVTFFDTADVYGDGRSEQLIGRYLRERPDAGIFVATKMGRRLPQLEENYTLDNFRAWTDRSRANLGVDTLDLVQLHCPPSPVHSSEAVFDALDTLVAEERVAAYGVSVETCAEALAAIARPGTASVQIILNPFRLKPLEEVVPAAREAGVGIIARVPLASGLLSGKYTKDTVFAENDHRTFNRHGEMFDQGETFSGVGFEEGIEAAVEFAELAPEGATPAQTALRWIVQQPGVTSVIPGARSPEQARANADAAGLPPLPDTTLDAVGDLYDRRLRARVHPRW, via the coding sequence ATGGAACAGCGTGAGTTCGGCCGGCTCGGCCGGAAGGTCTCGGTCGTGGGCCTGGGGACCTGGCAGCTGGGCGCGGACTGGGGCGAGGTCGGCGAGCCGGACGCCCTGGCCGTGCTGGACGCGGCCGTCGAAGCGGGTGTGACGTTCTTCGACACCGCCGATGTGTACGGGGACGGGCGCAGCGAGCAGCTCATCGGGCGGTATCTGCGGGAGCGGCCGGACGCCGGGATCTTCGTGGCGACCAAGATGGGGCGGCGGCTGCCCCAGCTCGAGGAGAACTACACCCTGGACAACTTCCGCGCGTGGACCGACCGGTCGCGGGCCAATCTGGGGGTGGACACCCTGGATCTGGTGCAGCTGCACTGCCCGCCGTCCCCGGTGCACTCCTCGGAGGCGGTCTTCGACGCGCTGGACACGCTGGTGGCGGAGGAGCGTGTGGCGGCGTACGGAGTGAGCGTCGAGACGTGTGCGGAGGCGCTGGCGGCGATCGCGCGGCCTGGAACGGCGAGCGTGCAGATCATCCTCAACCCGTTCCGGCTCAAGCCGCTGGAGGAGGTGGTGCCGGCGGCGCGGGAGGCCGGTGTGGGGATCATCGCGCGGGTGCCGCTGGCGTCCGGACTGCTGTCGGGGAAGTACACCAAGGACACCGTCTTCGCCGAGAACGACCACCGCACCTTCAACCGGCACGGCGAGATGTTCGACCAGGGCGAGACGTTCTCCGGTGTGGGCTTCGAGGAGGGTATCGAGGCGGCGGTGGAATTCGCGGAGCTGGCACCCGAGGGAGCCACTCCCGCGCAGACGGCGCTGCGGTGGATCGTCCAGCAGCCGGGCGTGACCTCGGTCATCCCGGGGGCGCGTTCGCCCGAGCAGGCCCGGGCGAACGCGGACGCGGCGGGGCTGCCCCCGCTGCCGGACACCACGCTGGACGCCGTCGGCGACCTGTACGACCGGCGGCTGCGGGCCCGGGTGCACCCTCGCTGGTAA
- a CDS encoding cellulase family glycosylhydrolase: MPTHETRGIRIGRPRPGRTRLLGAAAALLAAVAAPGTPAAAAEAPWFDGRAADQMTVDGTRFADGHGREIVLRGFNVSGETKLEENGGLPFATTADARTSAAAMRNLTGANAVRFLLSWAHAEPEPGQVDTAYLEKATAQMKAFLDAGIRVFPDFHQDLYSGRLFDKDSWYSGDGAPKWVIDAGGYPKESCGICVHWGQNITQNQAVMNATRDFWRNRALTTGAGTVRVQDAFLATAGTTMTYLARHLTDEQFTRVAGFDPLNEPYAGAYEDGQNSRTWEKSVLWPFYEKFRARMDAAGWQDKPAFVEPNMFWNSNLDFQRQEGGLLDAGKPGPDYVFNTHYYDQKAISGIFMPGKAADGQYAGDFGALRDRSTALDLPAVMSEFGHPLTGFTSDKAPTVVKGMYQALDSRLPGATWWTRPAASGAVLSSTQWQWDIYSGRHHEAMNGNTGKVLTEGDAWNGEDLSAVRLDDSGNAGLRQDARLLDRLYPRAVAGRTLAFTFEDRSRDGSTTLSWNRIPSSLPNVAELTGSGRYGMLVWRSDGGTEAPTELRLPRDFDPARTTVVSDLGTVTGPPAYTAHGHTADHPVATAAEPGGTDARRLVLSAPADAGTVHYALIADGTAAPSAELRAAAQRELTAWAADAGF, encoded by the coding sequence ATGCCGACTCATGAGACGCGAGGGATACGGATCGGCCGCCCCCGACCGGGTCGCACCCGGTTGCTCGGGGCGGCCGCTGCGTTGCTGGCAGCGGTCGCGGCCCCGGGCACTCCGGCGGCCGCGGCCGAGGCGCCCTGGTTCGACGGCCGGGCGGCGGACCAGATGACCGTGGACGGCACCCGGTTCGCCGACGGACACGGACGCGAGATCGTGCTGCGCGGCTTCAACGTGTCCGGCGAGACCAAACTGGAGGAGAACGGCGGGCTCCCGTTCGCCACCACCGCCGACGCCAGGACATCCGCCGCCGCCATGCGGAACCTGACCGGAGCCAACGCGGTGCGCTTCCTGCTGTCCTGGGCCCACGCCGAGCCCGAGCCCGGCCAGGTGGACACCGCCTATCTGGAGAAGGCCACCGCGCAGATGAAGGCGTTCCTGGACGCCGGAATCCGGGTCTTTCCCGACTTCCACCAGGACCTGTACTCCGGCCGTCTCTTCGACAAGGACAGCTGGTACAGCGGCGACGGCGCGCCGAAATGGGTCATCGACGCGGGCGGATACCCCAAGGAGTCCTGTGGCATCTGCGTCCACTGGGGCCAGAACATCACCCAGAACCAGGCGGTCATGAACGCCACCCGCGACTTCTGGCGCAACCGCGCCCTGACCACCGGCGCGGGCACCGTCCGCGTCCAGGACGCCTTCCTGGCCACCGCCGGGACGACCATGACCTACCTCGCCCGGCACCTCACCGACGAGCAGTTCACCCGGGTCGCCGGCTTCGACCCGCTCAACGAGCCGTACGCGGGCGCGTACGAGGACGGCCAGAACAGCCGCACCTGGGAGAAGAGCGTGCTGTGGCCCTTCTACGAGAAGTTCCGCGCCCGTATGGACGCCGCGGGCTGGCAGGACAAGCCCGCCTTCGTGGAGCCCAATATGTTCTGGAACTCCAACCTGGACTTCCAGCGCCAGGAGGGCGGACTCCTGGACGCCGGAAAGCCCGGCCCCGACTACGTCTTCAACACCCACTACTACGACCAGAAGGCCATCTCCGGGATCTTCATGCCGGGCAAGGCGGCCGACGGGCAGTACGCAGGCGACTTCGGCGCCCTGCGCGACCGCTCCACCGCCCTGGACCTTCCGGCCGTCATGAGCGAGTTCGGCCATCCGCTGACCGGCTTCACCTCCGACAAGGCCCCCACCGTCGTCAAGGGCATGTACCAGGCCCTGGACTCGCGGCTCCCAGGTGCCACCTGGTGGACCCGGCCGGCCGCCTCCGGCGCCGTGCTCTCCTCCACCCAGTGGCAGTGGGACATCTACAGCGGCCGCCACCACGAGGCCATGAACGGCAACACCGGCAAGGTCCTCACCGAGGGCGACGCCTGGAACGGCGAGGACCTCTCGGCCGTCCGCCTCGACGACTCCGGCAACGCCGGGCTGCGCCAGGACGCACGGCTGCTCGACCGGCTCTATCCGCGCGCCGTCGCGGGGCGCACCCTCGCCTTCACCTTCGAGGACCGCTCACGCGACGGCTCCACCACGCTCAGCTGGAACCGCATTCCCAGCAGCCTGCCGAACGTGGCCGAGCTGACCGGCTCCGGCCGCTACGGCATGCTGGTGTGGCGCTCCGACGGCGGCACCGAAGCGCCCACCGAACTGCGTCTGCCCCGCGACTTCGACCCCGCCCGGACCACCGTCGTCTCCGATCTGGGCACCGTCACCGGGCCGCCCGCGTACACCGCACACGGCCACACCGCCGACCACCCCGTCGCCACCGCCGCGGAGCCCGGCGGCACCGACGCGCGCCGGCTCGTGCTCTCCGCCCCGGCCGACGCGGGCACCGTGCACTACGCGCTGATCGCCGACGGCACCGCCGCCCCCTCGGCGGAGCTGCGCGCCGCCGCCCAGCGCGAACTGACGGCGTGGGCGGCGGACGCCGGCTTCTGA
- the manD gene encoding D-mannonate dehydratase ManD — protein sequence MRIESAEVVITSPGRNFVTLRIVTEDGVTGLGDATLNGRELAVASYLRDHVVPLLLDRDASRIEDTWQYLYRGAYWRRGPVTMAAIAAVDTALWDIKAKAARMPLYQLLGGASRSGALAYGHASGRDVPELLDSIRAHLEQGYRAIRVQTGIPGLASVYGVASSSAGGGERYDYEPARRGSGSRVLPAEESWDTRAYLRHVPTVFEAVRREFGPELPLLHDGHHRMTPIQAARLGKALEPYDLFWLEDATPGEDQAALRLIRQHTTTPLAIGEVFNHVHDYTTLLSERLIDYVRSAVTHTGGVTAMRKLLDLAAVYGIKSGIHGPTDISPVGMAAALHLDLAIHNFGIQEYMPHTADTLEVFRTSFRFEDGLLHPSDTPGLGVELDTEAAGRFPYQPAYLPVNRLADGTVHDW from the coding sequence GTGAGGATCGAGTCGGCCGAGGTCGTCATCACCAGTCCGGGGCGCAATTTCGTCACCCTGCGCATCGTCACCGAGGACGGCGTCACGGGTCTGGGGGACGCCACGCTCAACGGCCGTGAGCTGGCCGTCGCCTCGTATCTGCGGGACCACGTGGTGCCGCTGCTGCTCGACCGGGACGCCTCGCGCATCGAGGACACCTGGCAGTATCTGTACCGCGGGGCGTACTGGCGGCGGGGCCCGGTGACCATGGCCGCCATCGCGGCCGTCGACACGGCGCTGTGGGACATCAAGGCCAAGGCCGCCAGGATGCCGCTGTACCAGTTGCTCGGCGGGGCCTCGCGCAGCGGGGCGCTGGCCTACGGACACGCCTCCGGCCGGGACGTCCCCGAGCTGCTCGACTCCATCCGCGCCCATCTGGAGCAGGGCTATCGCGCGATCCGCGTGCAGACCGGCATCCCGGGGCTGGCCTCGGTCTACGGAGTGGCCTCCTCCAGCGCGGGCGGCGGGGAGCGCTACGACTACGAACCCGCGCGCCGGGGGTCGGGGTCCCGTGTGCTGCCCGCCGAGGAGAGCTGGGACACCCGGGCCTATCTGCGCCATGTGCCGACGGTGTTCGAGGCCGTACGGCGGGAGTTCGGCCCGGAGCTGCCGCTGCTGCACGACGGCCACCACCGGATGACGCCCATCCAGGCGGCCCGGCTCGGCAAGGCGCTGGAGCCGTACGACCTGTTCTGGCTGGAGGACGCCACGCCCGGCGAGGACCAGGCGGCGCTGCGGCTCATCCGGCAGCACACCACCACCCCGCTGGCCATCGGCGAGGTCTTCAACCACGTCCACGACTACACCACCCTGCTGAGCGAGCGGCTGATCGACTACGTGCGCTCGGCGGTGACCCACACCGGCGGGGTCACCGCCATGCGCAAACTGCTGGACCTGGCCGCCGTCTACGGGATCAAGTCCGGCATCCACGGCCCGACCGACATCTCCCCCGTGGGCATGGCCGCGGCGCTCCACCTGGATCTGGCCATCCACAACTTCGGCATACAGGAGTACATGCCGCACACCGCCGACACCCTGGAGGTCTTCCGCACCTCCTTCCGCTTCGAGGACGGGCTGCTGCACCCGTCCGACACCCCGGGCCTGGGCGTCGAGCTGGACACCGAGGCCGCCGGGCGGTTCCCGTACCAGCCCGCCTATCTGCCGGTGAACCGGCTGGCGGACGGCACGGTGCACGACTGGTGA